Proteins encoded within one genomic window of Ranitomeya variabilis isolate aRanVar5 chromosome 4, aRanVar5.hap1, whole genome shotgun sequence:
- the LOC143767943 gene encoding uncharacterized protein LOC143767943 has translation MDMDRYKMAERILHLTLEILFRLTGEDYTVVKKTSSKRCQDPVSEGLGRPLSPVTGPPPHLIHEDINDQKILELAYKMIELLTEEVPIRCQDVAVYFSMAEWEYLAGHKDVYKDIMMEVPQPLTSPVLSSRRTTPERCPNPLLPQDYKQEDPNVPQDHQGEDLTHINTTETYVRGDERCKEEIPTYDYPDDCTRRSEGQLTSSVFKSDNLEIPQDTIEVNAITPDIPSSLHSKDLSSDLLKQVLSSDSLPTTKENQSHKISIKKQIGPEVNKPVLLLEYGNRFPLKESFLKHQKIHTAENRFSCSKCGRCFNQKWNLVIHQRTHTVEKPFSCSECGKCFKQKSGLVDHQRSHTGEKPFSCSECGKCFNLKVHLDRHQRIHTGEKPFSCSECGKCFNQKGTLDSHQRIHTGEKPFSCSECGKCFNKKAHLDSHQRIHTGEKPFSCSECGKCFNQKAHLDSHQRIHTGEKPFSCSECGKCFNLKGNLYSHQRTHTQEKPFSCSECGKCFNHKSQLVKHQRIHTGEKPFSCSECGKCFNHKSELVKHQRIHTGEKPFSCSECGKCFNQKSGLVDHQRIHTGEKPFSCSECGKCFNLKVHLDRHQRVHTGEKPFSCSECGKCFSHKANLYSHQRIHTGEKPFSCSECGKCFNKKAHLDSHQRVHTGKKPFSCSECGKCFNYKSELVKHQRIHTGEKPFSCLECGKCFNRKSNLYSHQRTHTQEKPFSCSECGKCFNHKSELVKHQRIHTGEKPFSCSECGKCFNHKSELVKHQRIHTGEKPFSCSECGKCFNKKANLDSHQRIHTGKKPFSCS, from the exons atggatatggacagatacaagatggcggagaggatattacacctcaccctagagatcctcttccggcttactggagag gattacactgtagtgaagaagacctctagtaagcgctgtcaggaccctgtgtctgagggattgggACGACCCCTGAGCCCAGTCactgggcctccacctcacctgatacatgaggacatcaatgaccagaagatcctagaactcgcctacaagatgattgagctgctgactgaagag gttcctataaggtgtcaggatgtcgccgtctatttctccatggcggagtgggagtatttagcaggacacaaagatgtgtacaaggacatcatgatggaggttccccagcccctcacatcaccag ttctatccagtaggaggacaacaccagagaggtgtcccaatcctcttcttccacaggactataagcaagaagatcccaatgttcctcaggatcatcag ggtgaagatctgacccatattaatactacagagacatatgtgaggggtgatgagcggtgtaaagaggagattccaacATATgattacccag ATGACTGCACCAGGCGATCCGAGgggcagctgacatcttcagtttttaaatcagataatcttgagatcccacaggatacaattgaagtgaatgccattactccagatataccatcatcccttcacagcaaagatctatcgTCTGATCttctgaaacaggtcctgtcttctgattcattaccgactactaaggaaaatcaaagtcacaaaataagcattaaaaaacaaattggtccTGAAGTAAATAAGCCAGTTTTACTTTTAGAATATGGAAATCGTTTTCCCCTCAAAGAATCTTTTCTtaagcatcaaaaaattcacacagcagagaatagattttcttgttccaagtgtgggagatgttttaaccagaagtggaatcttgttatacaccaaagaactcacacagtggagaagcctttttcctgttcagaatgtgggaaatgttttaaacagaaatcaggTTTGGTTGATCACCAGAGATCTCACACAggtgaaaagcctttttcatgttcagaatgtgggaaatgttttaacttgaAAGTGCATCTTGAtaggcaccagagaatccacacaggggagaagcctttttcctgttcagaatgtgggaaatgttttaatcagaaagggactcttgatagccaccagagaatccacacaggggagaagcctttttcctgttcagaatgtgggaaatgttttaataagaaagctcatcttgatagccaccagagaatccacacaggggagaagcctttttcctgttcagaatgtgggaaatgttttaatcagaaagcgcatcttgatagccaccagagaatccacacaggggagaagcctttttcctgttcagaatgtgggaaatgttttaatctgaAAGGGAATCTTtatagccaccagagaacccacacacaggagaagcctttttcctgttcagaatgtgggaaatgttttaaccacaaatcacaattggttaagcaccagagaatccacacaggggagaagcctttttcctgttcagaatgtgggaaatgttttaaccacaaatcagaattggttaagcaccagagaatccacacaggggagaagcctttttcctgttcagaatgtgggaaatgttttaatcagaaatcaggtTTGGTTgatcaccagagaatccacacaggggagaagcctttttcatgttcagaatgtgggaaatgttttaacttgaAAGTGCATCTTGATAGGCACCAGAgagtccacacaggggagaagcctttttcctgttcagaatgtggtaaatgttttagtcATAAAGCGAATCTTtatagccaccagagaatccacacaggggagaagcctttttcctgttcagaatgtgggaaatgttttaataagaaagcgcatcttgatagccaccagagagtccacacagggaagaagcctttttcctgctcagaatgtgggaaatgttttaactacaaatcagaattggttaagcaccagagaatccacacaggggagaagcctttttcctgtttagaatgtgggaaatgttttaatcggaaatcgAATCTTtatagccaccagagaacccacacacaggagaagcctttttcctgttcagaatgtgggaaatgttttaaccacaaatcagaattggttaagcaccagagaatccacacaggggagaagcctttttcctgttcagaatgtgggaaatgttttaaccacaaatcagaattggttaagcaccagagaatccacacaggggagaagcctttttcctgttcagaatgtgggaaatgttttaataagaaagcgaatcttgatagccaccaaagaattcacacagggaagaagcctttttcctgttcctaa